One Triticum dicoccoides isolate Atlit2015 ecotype Zavitan chromosome 5B, WEW_v2.0, whole genome shotgun sequence genomic window carries:
- the LOC119312574 gene encoding calmodulin-binding protein 60 D-like isoform X1, producing MSQKRQPEEGERPRWGGCGGGGPAESGGSSSPGEPKRQRVPALREVITEVMRKSSIEKLFSSIEPLIRRVVKEEIELALANHAAMMTRSPTYTVPSTSKNLQLQFTTRLSLPIFTGSKVEGEGTLSIALVDTLTRDVVVMGKESLLKVEIVVLEGDFEDGEGNDWTAQEFNNNIVRERQGKRPLLSGDVFVGLDRGIGTVGDVSFTDNSSWTRSRKFRLGARTEDGCYNGVRVREAKTESFVVKDHRGELYKKHHPPVLEDEVWRLEKIGKEGAFHKRLNKEKIVTVKDFLTLLHLDAPRLRKILGTGMSTKMWEVTIEHAKTTCILSDKLHIYYLESPSKTAVVFNAVGEVRGLISEKFVSVDDLTEKEKAEANAAVKQAFEDWKNVFTCDSETLLKNPSQVLNMRSSSFCENEIFQLPAQVATDDFDLSHLDIPSDDIFSVEPLCALDPCAVGAVESSENRFQPELPPLGGHGQPQESLALDKFSNSLVFEESTSHASFNEEDYYCRPGPDPQVSFDSQDLGAALKGFIATISKPKPYRGWRTLSYVIGWIFYTKRMAAQKRKKPGK from the exons ATGTCGCAGAAGCGgcagccggaggagggcgagcggccgCGCTGgggaggctgcggcggcggcggcccggccGAGTCGGGCGGGAGCTCCTCCCCCGGGGAGCCCAAGCGGCAGCGGGTCCCCGCCCTCCGCGA GGTCATCACGGAGGTGATGCGGAAGAGCAGCATCGAGAAGCTCTTCTCGTCGATCGAGCCCCTCATCCGGAGAGTG GTTAAAGAAGAAATTGAGTTGGCCCTCGCAAATCATGCTGCTATGATGACAAG AAGTCCCACATACACCGTTCCATCTACATCGAAAAATTTGCAGCTCCAATTcacaactaggctttctcttccaatTTTTACTGGCTCCAAGGTTGAAGGCGAGGGTACCTTAAGTATTGCTCTAGTTGACACTTTGACCAGAGATGTTGTAGTAATGGGCAAGGAGTCCCTGTTGAAGGTTGAAATTGTAGTTCTAGAGGGTGACTTTGAAGACGGAGAAGGCAATGACTGGACAGCTCAGGAGTTCAATAATAACATCGTTAGAGAAAGACAAGGTAAACGGCCCTTGCTTTCTGGAGACGTGTTTGTTGGCCTTGATAGAGGCATTGGTACAGTGGGAGATGTATCATTCACAGATAACTCCAGCTGGACACGCAGCCGAAAGTTCAGGTTAGGTGCAAGAACTGAGGATGGTTGTTATAATGGCGTAAGAGTACGGGAAGCAAAAACTGAATCGTTTGTGGTAAAGGATCATCGTGGAGAAT TGTACAAGAAGCATCACCCACCAGTTCTTGAAGATGAGGTTTGGAGACTGGAGAAGATCGGCAAGGAAGGAGCTTTTCACAAGCGTTTGAATAAGGAGAAGATAGTTACAGTCAAAGATTTTCTCACTTTATTGCATCTTGATGCTCCTAGGCTTCGGAAG ATATTGGGCACTGGCATGTCAACTAAGATGTGGGAGGTTACTATTGAGCATGCAAAAACAACATGTATTCTCAGTGACAAGTTGCATATTTACTATCTAGAAAGCCCAAGTAAAACTGCTGTTGTGTTCAATGCTGTTGGAGAAGTGAGAGGGttaatatcggagaagtttgtttcTGTTGATGATCTAACAGAAAAGGAGAAG GCTGAAGCAAATGCAGCTGTTAAACAAGCATTTGAAGACTGGAAGAATGTCTTCACCTGCGACAGTGAAACACTTTTGAAAAATCCATCACAGGTCCTCAATATGAGATCCTCGTCTTTTTGTGAAAACGAAATTTTCCAGTTACCTGCACAAGTTGCCACAGATGATTTTGATTTAAGCCACTTGGACATACCATCAGATGATATTTTCTCTGTCGAACCATTGTGTGCCTTGGATCCTTGTGCGGTGGGAGCTGTAGAGAGCAGTGAAAATAGATTTCAGCCTGAGCTTCCCCCACTTGGTGGCCATGGACAGCCTCAAGAATCACTTGCTTTAGACAAGTTCTCAAATTCATTGGTTTTTGAGGAGAGCACCAGTCACGCCTCGTTCAACGAAGAAGACTACTATTGCCGTCCAGGTCCAGATCCCCAGGTATCCTTTGACTCACAGGATCTTGGGGCTGCGCTGAAGGGCTTCATTGCGACGATATCAAAGCCAAAGCCATATAGAGGATGGAGGACATTGTCCTATGTTATAGGATGGATATTCTACACCAAGAGGATGGCCGCTCAGAAGAGGAAGAAACCCGGGAAATGA
- the LOC119312575 gene encoding mitotic-spindle organizing protein 1B-like, with protein sequence MGMEESAGGAARQAKESLELAFQMSQILDTGLDRHTLSLLMALCDRGANPEALAALVRELSSTAPPAPATPTAPASNVVAAPTAPSLFPSGFRQL encoded by the coding sequence ATGGGAATGGAGGAGTCGGCGGGGGGCGCCGCGAGGCAGGCCAAGGAGTCGCTGGAGCTGGCGTTCCAGATGTCCCAGATCCTCGACACCGGCCTCGACCGCCACACCCTCTCGCTGCTCATGGCGCTCTGCGACCGCGGCGCCAACCCGGAGGCCCTCGCCGCCCTCGTCCGCGAGCTCTCCTCCACCGCTCCCCCGGCCCCCGCCACCCCCACCGCGCCCGCCTCCAACGTCGTGGCGGCCCCGACCGCTCCCTCGCTGTTCCCCTCCGGCTTTCGCCAGCTCTAG
- the LOC119312574 gene encoding calmodulin-binding protein 60 D-like isoform X2, whose protein sequence is MSQKRQPEEGERPRWGGCGGGGPAESGGSSSPGEPKRQRVPALREVITEVMRKSSIEKLFSSIEPLIRRVVKEEIELALANHAAMMTSPTYTVPSTSKNLQLQFTTRLSLPIFTGSKVEGEGTLSIALVDTLTRDVVVMGKESLLKVEIVVLEGDFEDGEGNDWTAQEFNNNIVRERQGKRPLLSGDVFVGLDRGIGTVGDVSFTDNSSWTRSRKFRLGARTEDGCYNGVRVREAKTESFVVKDHRGELYKKHHPPVLEDEVWRLEKIGKEGAFHKRLNKEKIVTVKDFLTLLHLDAPRLRKILGTGMSTKMWEVTIEHAKTTCILSDKLHIYYLESPSKTAVVFNAVGEVRGLISEKFVSVDDLTEKEKAEANAAVKQAFEDWKNVFTCDSETLLKNPSQVLNMRSSSFCENEIFQLPAQVATDDFDLSHLDIPSDDIFSVEPLCALDPCAVGAVESSENRFQPELPPLGGHGQPQESLALDKFSNSLVFEESTSHASFNEEDYYCRPGPDPQVSFDSQDLGAALKGFIATISKPKPYRGWRTLSYVIGWIFYTKRMAAQKRKKPGK, encoded by the exons ATGTCGCAGAAGCGgcagccggaggagggcgagcggccgCGCTGgggaggctgcggcggcggcggcccggccGAGTCGGGCGGGAGCTCCTCCCCCGGGGAGCCCAAGCGGCAGCGGGTCCCCGCCCTCCGCGA GGTCATCACGGAGGTGATGCGGAAGAGCAGCATCGAGAAGCTCTTCTCGTCGATCGAGCCCCTCATCCGGAGAGTG GTTAAAGAAGAAATTGAGTTGGCCCTCGCAAATCATGCTGCTATGATGACAAG TCCCACATACACCGTTCCATCTACATCGAAAAATTTGCAGCTCCAATTcacaactaggctttctcttccaatTTTTACTGGCTCCAAGGTTGAAGGCGAGGGTACCTTAAGTATTGCTCTAGTTGACACTTTGACCAGAGATGTTGTAGTAATGGGCAAGGAGTCCCTGTTGAAGGTTGAAATTGTAGTTCTAGAGGGTGACTTTGAAGACGGAGAAGGCAATGACTGGACAGCTCAGGAGTTCAATAATAACATCGTTAGAGAAAGACAAGGTAAACGGCCCTTGCTTTCTGGAGACGTGTTTGTTGGCCTTGATAGAGGCATTGGTACAGTGGGAGATGTATCATTCACAGATAACTCCAGCTGGACACGCAGCCGAAAGTTCAGGTTAGGTGCAAGAACTGAGGATGGTTGTTATAATGGCGTAAGAGTACGGGAAGCAAAAACTGAATCGTTTGTGGTAAAGGATCATCGTGGAGAAT TGTACAAGAAGCATCACCCACCAGTTCTTGAAGATGAGGTTTGGAGACTGGAGAAGATCGGCAAGGAAGGAGCTTTTCACAAGCGTTTGAATAAGGAGAAGATAGTTACAGTCAAAGATTTTCTCACTTTATTGCATCTTGATGCTCCTAGGCTTCGGAAG ATATTGGGCACTGGCATGTCAACTAAGATGTGGGAGGTTACTATTGAGCATGCAAAAACAACATGTATTCTCAGTGACAAGTTGCATATTTACTATCTAGAAAGCCCAAGTAAAACTGCTGTTGTGTTCAATGCTGTTGGAGAAGTGAGAGGGttaatatcggagaagtttgtttcTGTTGATGATCTAACAGAAAAGGAGAAG GCTGAAGCAAATGCAGCTGTTAAACAAGCATTTGAAGACTGGAAGAATGTCTTCACCTGCGACAGTGAAACACTTTTGAAAAATCCATCACAGGTCCTCAATATGAGATCCTCGTCTTTTTGTGAAAACGAAATTTTCCAGTTACCTGCACAAGTTGCCACAGATGATTTTGATTTAAGCCACTTGGACATACCATCAGATGATATTTTCTCTGTCGAACCATTGTGTGCCTTGGATCCTTGTGCGGTGGGAGCTGTAGAGAGCAGTGAAAATAGATTTCAGCCTGAGCTTCCCCCACTTGGTGGCCATGGACAGCCTCAAGAATCACTTGCTTTAGACAAGTTCTCAAATTCATTGGTTTTTGAGGAGAGCACCAGTCACGCCTCGTTCAACGAAGAAGACTACTATTGCCGTCCAGGTCCAGATCCCCAGGTATCCTTTGACTCACAGGATCTTGGGGCTGCGCTGAAGGGCTTCATTGCGACGATATCAAAGCCAAAGCCATATAGAGGATGGAGGACATTGTCCTATGTTATAGGATGGATATTCTACACCAAGAGGATGGCCGCTCAGAAGAGGAAGAAACCCGGGAAATGA